In a genomic window of Muntiacus reevesi chromosome 1, mMunRee1.1, whole genome shotgun sequence:
- the BGLAP gene encoding osteocalcin: protein MRALVLLALLGLATFCLAGRADAKPGDAESGKGAAFVSKQEGSEVVKRLRRYLDPGLGAPAPYPDPLEPKREVCELNPDCDELADHIGFQEAYRRFYGPV from the exons ATGAGAGCCCTCGTGCTCCTCGCCCTGCTGGGCCTGGCCACGTTCTGCCTCGCTGGTCGGGCAG ATGCAAAGCCTGGTGATGCAGAGTCCGGCAAAGGCGCAG CCTTCGTGTCCAAGCAGGAGGGCAGCGAGGTGGTGAAGAGACTCAGGCGCTACCTGGATCCTGGGCTGGG AGCCCCAGCCCCCTACCCAGATCCGCTGGAGCCCAAGAGGGAGGTGTGTGAGCTCAACCCTGACTGTGACGAGCTAGCTGACCACATCGGCTTCCAGGAGGCCTACCGGCGCTTCTACGGCCCGGTCTAG
- the PAQR6 gene encoding membrane progestin receptor delta: MLSLKLPQLLRVHQVPRVFWEDGIMSGYRRPTSSALDCVLSSFQMTNETVNIWTHFLPTWYFLWRLVALAGGLGFRSEPYHWPLLIFLLPACLYPFASCCAHTFSSMSPRVRHICYFLDYGALSLYSLGCAFPYAAYSMPASWLHSRLHQLFVPAAALNSFLCTGLSCYSRFPELESPGLSKILRSAAFVYPFLFDNLPLFYRLGLCWGRGHSCGQEALSTSHGYHLFCALLTGFLFASHLPERLAPGRFDYIGHSHQLFHICAVLGTHFQLEAVLTDMGSRRAWLATQEPPLGLAGTVATLGLAVAGNLLIIAAFTASLFRAPSTCPLLQGGSLEGGTKAKLQ, translated from the exons ATGCTCAGTCTCAAGCTGCCCCAGCTCCTTCGAGTCCACCAGGTCCCCAGG GTGTTCTGGGAAGATGGTATCATGTCTGGCTACCGCCGCCCCACCAGCTCGGCCTTGGACTGTGTCCTCAGCTCTTTCCAGATGACCAACGAGACCGTCAACATCTGGACTCACTTCCTGCCCACCTG GTACTTCCTGTGGCGCCTCGTGGCGCTGGCGGGAGGCCTGGGCTTCCGGTCGGAGCCCTACCACTGGCCGCTGCTCATCTTCCTGCTGCCCGCCTGCCTCTACCCGTTTGCGTCGTGCTGCGCGCACACCTTCAGCTCCATGTCGCCCCGCGTGCGTCACATCTGCTACTTCCTGGACTACGGCGCGCTCAGCCTCTACAGCCTGG gctgCGCCTTCCCCTATGCCGCCTACTCCATGCCGGCCTCCTGGCTGCACAGCCGCCTGCACCAGCTCTTTGTGCCCGCCGCCGCACTCAATTCTTTCCTGTGCACCGGCCTCTCCTGCTACTCCCG gttcccagagcTAGAAAGCCCTGGGCTCAGTAAGATCCTCCGCTCGGCCGCCTTCGTCTACCCCTTTCTGTTCGACAACCTCCCGCTTTTCTATCGG CTGGGGCTGTGCTGGGGCAGGGGCCACAGCTGCGGGCAGGAGGCGCTGAGCACCAGCCACGGCTACCACCTCTTCTGTGCGCTGCTCACTGGCTTCCTCTTTGCCTCTCATCTGCCTGAGCGGCTGGCACCAGGACGCTTCGATTACATCG GCCACAGCCACCAGCTATTCCACATCTGTGCAGTGCTGGGCACGCACTTCCAGCTGGAGGCGGTGCTGACTGATATGGGATCTCGCCGAGCCTGGCTGGCCACGCAGGAACCGCCCCTAGGCCTGGCAGGCACGGTGGCCACTCTGGGCTTGGCAGTGGCCGGGAACTTGCTCATCATTGCCGCTTTCACAGCTTCCCTATTTCGGGCCCCCAGTACATGCCCCCTGCTGCAAGGTGGTTCACTGGAGGGGGGTACAAAGGCCAAACTGCAGTGA